GGCGTTTGCAGAGCAATGCGAGAAACTGGTTGTGATGAGCAAGCAAGAAGCATTGGTGAAGGGAGTAGGCATAGGAATGTTTCAAACTGTCACTTTTTGCTGTTGGAGTCTCATTGTATGGATTGGAGCCGTTGTCATTACTGCGGGAAGGGCCAGTGGAGGGGACATCATAGGTGCTGTTCTAAGCATTCTCTTTGGAGCAATGTAAGTAATTAACACTAAACTACTAAAGAAAGAATACACATAtcaaaaatataatcaaaGATGAACCAAATATGTGAAATATAATGTTCAACTACATCAAATGAAATACCTCTCTTTTTTGCTGTGTTGCAGCTCACTGACTTACGCTGCACCAGACATGCAAATATTCAACCAGGCAAAGGCAGCAGGGAAGGAAGTTTTCCAAGTCATTCAAAGGAAGCCCCCTGCAATTGACGGTTCAGAAGACAAGACATTGGAGCATATTGAAGGAAATATCGACATACGAGAAGTTCACTTTGCTTACCCGTCTCGACCTCAGAAACTAGTCCTTCAAGCCTTCTCTTTGTCCATTCCAGCAGGGCAGACCATAGCCTTAGTCGGTCGCAGCGGGTGTGGAAAGAGTACAGTAATCTCCCTCGTCACTAGATTCTATGACCCTCTCCAGGGTATGCCTCCACCAGCTCTTTGCCTCTtcatcctctttctctctcttatttttcatcatcttcttaGTTTTGGCCTTCATGTCACTCTTAAATTGGCTTTTCTTCAGGAGACATTTTCATAGATCATCAGAACATCAAGGATCTGAATCTGAAATTCCTCAGGAATAACATAGGAATAGTTTCCCAGGAACCTGTACTTTTTGCTGGAACCATAAAGGATAATATCAAAATGGGAAAACTAGATGCAAATGATCAACAGATAGAAAATGCAGCAAGAATGGCGAATGCACACTCTTTTATATCAAACCTTCCAAAGCAATACTCAACAGAGGTAAGACTATGAGAGTCAAAACAACTTTCCTTAGCTATCAATGCCATTTCGTGCCAGAATTCAAAGtttaacctaattttaataattcaagGTGATTGAGAATTCTACCATAGAATACTAAAACATTGAATTCTACCATAGAATACTGAAACATTTAGGAGCGCCTATAAAATACATGCTGTTTCCAAGATGCCTAACAAATGAATAATAAGCATGTGGGTCAAAAATTTCAGGTTGGACAAGGGGGAACTCAACTGTCAGGAGGTCAAAAGCAAAGAATAGCTATTGCAAGAGCCATTCTCAAGAACCCACGAATTCTCTTACTGGACGAGGCCACGAGTGCATTAGATTCAGAATCTGAGAGGTTGGTTCAGGATGCCCTCGAAAAGGCTATAGTTGAGAGGACAGTCATTTTGGTTGCCCACAGAATGTCGACTATTATTGGTGCAGATATGATTGCAATCatagaaaatggaagagtCTCAGAGACAGGAACACACCAAAGTTTGCTAGAAACAAGTAAATTCTATAGTAACCTATTCAGCATGCATAATATCAAACCAATTCAAGACTCAAGGTTTGTTCTTCGTACTAAATAAACCACATttgcttcaaaagaaaacataacTAACTAGTATgagttttgtttattaatgGACAGcaattcaaattcattgtCAGAACCAGGGAGTACCCATCAACAAGCTTCATCTTGTGACCTTGATCAAGATGAAAAACCGGAGCCAAAAAATTTCGAAAGAGATTCTTTGAGCcaagaagggaaagagagaccaaaagaaatattctttaGAATCTGGTTTGGCCTGAGTAATATAGAGATTATGAAGACTATTTTTGGATCTTTTGCAGCAGCTTTGTCTGGCATCTCAAAGCCTATCTTTGGATTCTTTATCATAACAATAGGGGTAGCCTACTATCACAAAAATGCGAAGCACAAAGTTGGATTATACTCCCTCATCTTCTCTCTGGTGGGATTACTATCACTTTTTACGCACACCTTGCAACACTATTTCTTCGGAGTAGTGGGAGAGAAGGCAATGAAAAACTTCAGAGAAGCTCTCTATTCAGGTACAACTTACGAACACTTTTCTTTGATTGGTTAAAGGGAAATTTTAGGAGGTTATTATGAAGTCAGAAAAAGCTTCTAACATTAGCTAGACTAATCCAATTCTATCAATGAATTATTTCAGCTGTACTACGCAATGAAGTAGCATGGTTTGACAGACCTGAAAACAACGTTGGTTCACTTACATCACAAATAATGAACACTACCTCCATGATAAAGACCATAATAGCTGATCGAATGTCTGTTATTGTGCAATGCATCTCCTCCATTTTAATTGCCACCACTGTCAGCTTGATCGTCAACTGGAGAATGGCTCTCGTTGCTTGGGCTGTCATGCCTTTCCATTTTATTGGTGGCCTGATACAAGCCAAGTCTGCCAAGGGATTTGCAGGAGATTCTGCTGCTGCTCATTATGAACTAGTTTCGCTAGCATCCGAGTCAGCAACCAACATAAGAACTATTGTATCTTTCTGCCATGAAGAACAAATCATGAAAAGAGCAAGAATGACATTAGAAGAACCAAAGAGaaaaagcaagagagaaagCATCAAATATGGAGTCATTCATGGCATCTCCCTTTGCTTATGGAACATTGCCCATGCCATTGCTTTGTGGTACACGGCAATTTTGGTTCACAAAAGACAAGCATCCTTTGAAGATGGCATAAGATCATACCAGATTTTCTCCCTCACAGTGCCCTCAATCACTGAATTGTGGACATTAATTCCAACTGTCATCTCAGCCATTGACATACTAACTCCGGCATTCCACACGCTTGATCGAAAAACTCTTATTGAACCAGAAATACCAAAAAGTccagaaacagagaaaattgaagggaGAATTGATTTTCAAGGTGTAAAATTTAACTATCCATCAAGGCCAGAAATTGTTGTTCTTACAAACTTCAGCTTACAAATCAAAGCAGGATCAAAGGTGGCTCTTATTGGACCAAGTGGTGCTGGAAAGTCCTCCGTTTTGGCACTTCTGCTCAGATTCTATGACCCTGAAGAAGGCAAGATCCTCATTGATGGGAAGGATATAAAAGAATACAATCTGAGAATATTGAGGACACATATAGGGTTTGTGCAACAAGAGCCTGTTCTATTTAGCTCCTCAATCagatataatatttgctaCGGGAGTGAGCAGGTCGCGGAAACTGAACTTTTAAAGGTGTCAAGAGAAGCTAGAGTACATGAATTTGTCAGTACTTTACCTGATGGTTATGATACACTTGTTGGAGAAAAAGGTTGCCAACTATCAGGAGGACAAAAGCAGAGAATAGCTATTGCTAGAACCCTTTTGAAGAAGCCAGCAATTTTGCTCCTAGATGAACCAACGAGTGCATTAGATGCTGAATCTGAAAGAACTCTAGTTAGTGCTTTAGGGTCAATAAACGGGAACAATGGACTCAGAACTACTCAGATTACAGTTGCCCATCAGCTCTCCACAGTGACAAACTCAGACGTTATTGTAGTCATGGATAGAGGTGAGATTGCGGAGATAGGTTCACATACCTCCCTGTTGACAGCTCCTGATGGAGTGTATTCAAAACTCTTCAGAATACAGAGTCTCGCTGATGATTAATATCTTAAATCCATACAGGTAGGATAGAAGTCTAATATCCTTATATAAAAGACcgctaaaataattaattagttgaaaAACAAGGTTCTTACAAATGAAAGctttttagattaaatataCGTCAATGGCCTGTGTGTCAGAGAACAAAGAAGGTACAATATGTTCATCTAAAGCTCCAGAAAGAGGCTATCAATTTTCTTCAGCAATTCCAAGTCAGCCCCAGCAGCAATTCCAGAATCAATATAACACAACtgaaaaaagatttattaagTACATAGTCACCATCCAATAACCTGGAATTTTAACATATAAGTTCATCATAAAGTAAAGAAAACCTGGTATTGTGGCTTATTCAGCGTATGAGTTCCTCTTTTTATTAGTTTCTGCCATCCATTATTCTCTCTAAGGGACTTTTCAATGCCTTTAGTACTCTGCACAACACATCATGAGATCACAAGAAtgcaatataaataaaagaaagcaatTCCTAATAATTAATCAACTGAAATTTCCAAGTGcaagaaggaagaggaagaagagtttctctttttctttaatgacTGTATCTATATATAAGAAACGTGaacttttattaagaaaacCATTGTAAAGAACTCCCAAACGTCCATATACAACTGCGAGAAACAACAATGAAATCAAGATA
The Cucurbita pepo subsp. pepo cultivar mu-cu-16 chromosome LG16, ASM280686v2, whole genome shotgun sequence genome window above contains:
- the LOC111777766 gene encoding LOW QUALITY PROTEIN: ABC transporter B family member 13-like (The sequence of the model RefSeq protein was modified relative to this genomic sequence to represent the inferred CDS: deleted 1 base in 1 codon) — its product is MTHEEKRQEDTSIDDALPFHKLLGYADALDWVLMALGTLGSVVHGMAQPIGYLLLGKALDAFGNNIDDLDAMVDALYEVYLPIVFILLFCIEKYYVRIYFVFMFWQVIPFVWYMAIATFPAGILGKIPFFLEQYLNQLLHIWKVYLHFILSIEIGCWMYASERQTARLRLAFLQSVLSQEIGAFDTDLTTAEIITGISSHMNIIQDAIGEKVLGHFLSSVATFMSGFVIAIISCWEVSLLTLLVAPLVLAIGATYTKRMTVISSFKMGYQSQATSLVQQSISQIRAVYAFVGERGCMKAFAEQCEKLVVMSKQEALVKGVGIGMFQTVTFCCWSLIVWIGAVVITAGRASGGDIIGALGHFLSSVATFMSGFVIAIISCWEVSLLTLLVAPLVLAIGATYTKRMTVISSFKMGYQSQATSLVQQSISQIRAVYAFVGERGCMKAFAEQCEKLVVMSKQEALVKGVGIGMFQTVTFCCWSLIVWIGAVVITAGRASGGDIIGAVLSILFGAITKYVKYNVQLHQMKYLSFLLCCSSLTYAAPDMQIFNQAKAAGKEVFQVIQRKPPAIDGSEDKTLEHIEGNIDIREVHFAYPSRPQKLVLQAFSLSIPAGQTIALVGRSGCGKSTVISLVTRFYDPLQGDIFIDHQNIKDLNLKFLRNNIGIVSQEPVLFAGTIKDNIKMGKLDANDQQIENAARMANAHSFISNLPKQYSTEVGQGGTQLSGGQKQRIAIARAILKNPRILLLDEATSALDSESERLVQDALEKAIVERTVILVAHRMSTIIGADMIAIIENGRVSETGTHQSLLETSKFYSNLFSMHNIKPIQDSRFVLRTKYNSNSLSEPGSTHQQASSCDLDQDEKPEPKNFERDSLSQEGKERPKEIFFRIWFGLSNIEIMKTIFGSFAAALSGISKPIFGFFIITIGVAYYHKNAKHKVGLYSLIFSLVGLLSLFTHTLQHYFFGVVGEKAMKNFREALYSVISAVLRNEVAWFDRPENNVGSLTSQIMNTTSMIKTIIADRMSVIVQCISSILIATTVSLIVNWRMALVAWAVMPFHFIGGLIQAKSAKGFAGDSAAAHYELVSLASESATNIRTIVSFCHEEQIMKRARMTLEEPKRKSKRESIKYGVIHGISLCLWNIAHAIALWYTAILVHKRQASFEDGIRSYQIFSLTVPSITELWTLIPTVISAIDILTPAFHTLDRKTLIEPEIPKSPETEKIEGRIDFQGVKFNYPSRPEIVVLTNFSLQIKAGSKVALIGPSGAGKSSVLALLLRFYDPEEGKILIDGKDIKEYNLRILRTHIGFVQQEPVLFSSSIRYNICYGSEQVAETELLKVSREARVHEFVSTLPDGYDTLVGEKGCQLSGGQKQRIAIARTLLKKPAILLLDEPTSALDAESERTLVSALGSINGNNGLRTTQITVAHQLSTVTNSDVIVVMDRGEIAEIGSHTSLLTAPDGVYSKLFRIQSLADD